The Ectothiorhodospiraceae bacterium 2226 region CCGCACGGTAACGACGGAGGCCGCCCCTGGGCGGCCTCTTTCGTTCATAGCGCACGCAACAAAAAGCCGCCCGAAGGCGGCTTTTCATTTCACTGCTCTGACCAATCCACGATGGATCTATTCAGGCCTTTCTTAGCTGAAACGCGGCGTGCGTGCAGCGAAGGGTTTCCCTCCGCCGGCACCTCGCTTGCCCTTGTAACCGCCGGGACGGCCACCTGGACGCGCACCGCCGGGACGGCCCGTCGGCACCGGACGCCGCGGCTCCAGGCCAGGCACGACGGCGTAATCCAGCCGCTTACCCGTGAGCCGCTCGACCTGGCCCAGTCGCCGCCGATCCTCGGGACCGATCAGCGAGATCGCGGTGCCGCTTGCGCCCGCGCGACCAGTGCGGCCGATGCGGTGAATGTAATCCTCGGCCACCATCGGCAGATCGAAGTTGATCACGTGGGTGATGCCGCTGATATCCAGACCGCGCGCGGCCACATCCGTCGCCACCAGCAGGCGCACCTGGCCGCGGCGCATGTTGTCCACCGTGCGGCGACGGTCACGCTGCGACATGTCGCCGTGCAAGGGCGCGCTGGCATGACCGTTCTGGCTTAGAGCCGCCGAGAGGTCTTCGGCGCCACGCTTGGTACCGGTGAAGATCACCGCCTGGGAGAGGTCCGCGTCCTCGATCAGGTGCTTGAGCAACGCCCGCTTGTGCGACACATCGTCCGCCCGGTAAGCGCGCTGATCGATGTTGGTGTGCGGCGTCGCGGAGGCCGCCAGTGCGACCTGCGCGGGATCCTTCAGCAGCATACGCGCGACCGACAGCACCCGCCCTTCCAGCGTGGCCGAGAACAATACGGTCTGGCGCGTGGCCGGCGTGGCGGCGGCAATGTCCTTCACCGCGTCCACGAAGCCCATGTCCAGCATACGGTCGGCTTCGTCCAGCACCAGCATTTCCAGGCGCGAGAAGTCGACACGCCCGCGCGCCATGTGATCCATCAAACGGCCGGGAGTCGCGACCAGCACGTCCAGCGGCTGCGACAGCGCACGCTGCTGCGGCGGGTAAGCCATGCCGCCCACGACGGTGGCGAGTTTGACGCGCGAGAAGCGACCCAACTGGCGGAAGTTCTGCTCCACCTGCATGGCCAGTTCACGCGTCGGGGCGAGCACCAGCACGCGCGGTCCATGGCCGGGGGCGCGAGTTTGCAGGCGCTCCAGAGCCGGCAGCGCGAACGCCGCGGTCTTGCCGGTGCCCGTCTGGGCCGAGGCCATCAGATCACGGCCCGCGAGCAACACAGGAATCGCCTCCCGCTGAATCGCGGTCGGCACGGTAAATCCACAGCTATCGAGCGCGCGCAACAGCGGCTCACTAAGATTCAGGTCATTGAAAGACAAAAGCATACCCCTCGCCCGCCATGCCACTGGACGAGCGCAAACGAATGATTGACAGTAGGCGAACTACGGTGGCTGTAGCGACCGCCCGGTCTCGTGGCGCCTGGGGCGCCCGGTCTTCTAAGACCGCGACACCTGTCGACGCATACGTCGCTAACCGCGAAGCCGGAGGTGGGAAAGGAACCGGAGGAGGGTCAGGAACGCTGGGGGCGGAGTATAACCGCCGCGCGGCCAAAAAGCGAGCAGCAGCCGCAGGTCGGGGCGCGCGTTCCGCAATGCCCCTTCAACACCCAGCTAGTCCCGCGGCGGCAACCGGCCGTAGAGTCCCGCCAGGTGCAACAGGTGGCCGGCCTTGTCCTCGACCCCGTCCTCCCAGCGGAAGCGCCAGCGCCAGTTCCCCTCGGAGGTGCCCGGAGTGTTCATGCGCTGCTCGCTGCCGAGTTCCAGCACGTCCTGCAGCGGCACCACCGCGAGGCGTGCCACCGACGCCGTGACCGCGCGGATCAGGGGCCAGGGCATGGGCTCCTCCGGGCGCCCGAGGTATTCATGGATAGCGGCCTGCTCGTCCTCCCCGAGTTCGGCATACCAGCCCATGGTGGTGTCATTGTCATGCGTGCCGGTGTAGGCCACACAGTTGGGGCGGTAGTTGTGCGGCAGGTAGGGATTCTCCGGGCCGCCGTCGAAGGCGAACTGCAGGATGGTCATCCCCGGCAGCTGAAACTGATCCCGCAGCGCGCGCACCTCGTCGGTAATGAGGCCGAGGTCCTCGGCCACCAGCGGCAGCGGATCAAAGTGCTTGTGCAACTCCTCGAACAAGGCCTCGCCCGGCGCCTTGACCCAGTGGCCGTCGACCGCGGTCTCCGCCTCGCCCGGGATGTCCCAGTAGGCCTCGAAGCCGCGGAAGTGGTCGATACGTACCAGATCGAACTGGCGCAACTGGGTGCGCAGGCGCTCGCGCCACCAGGCAAAACCATCTTGCTCCATGCGATCCCAGCGGTAGTGCGGGTTGCCCCAGCGCTGCCCGGTTTTGGAGAAGTAATCGGGCGGCACCCCCGCCACGCGCGCCGCATTACCCTCGTCGTCCAGCGCGAAGTACTCGCGCTGCGCCCACACGTCGGCGCTGTCGTGCGCGACGAAGATCGGCACGTCGCCGAACACCAGGATGCCGTTGTCGTTCGCATAGCGTTTGACGGCGTCCCATTGGGTGAAAAACACCCATTGTTCGAAGCGGGCCTGCTCCACATCGCGGGCCAGCCGCGCGCGCGCCTCGGCCAGCGCCTGCGGCTCACGGTCGCGCAGCGGCACCGGCCATTGCATCCACCCCTTGGCCTGTTGCTCGAGGCGCACCGCCTGATACAGCGCGTAATCGTCCAGCCAACTCGCCTCCTCGGCACAGAAGCGCTCCATGGCGTGATGCTGCGCCTCGGTGCCGTGGGTGCGAAACGCGCGGTAGGCCTCGCGCAGCAGGCGTTCATGGTGCGCTTGATCGCCGCCGTGGGCGGCCTCGGCCGGCAGCCAACCCGCGGCCACCAGTTCCTCGATGCTGATCAAGCGCGGGTTGCCCGCGTGCACGGACAGGCACTGGTAGGGTGAGCGGTTGTCGTGCGTGGGCCCGAGCGGCAGGATCTGCCACACGCCCTGCCCGGCGCGTACCAGAAAGTCCACGAAGCGCCGCGCATGCGGGCCCAGGTGGCCGTACTCCCAGGCACCCGGCAGCGAGGTCGGATGCAGCAGAATGCCCGCCATGCGGCGGGGCAGTACCTCATTGCGCACCACCATCAGTGGCTCCGCCGCATGGCGCCGCCATGTTCGGGCGCCCCGCCGCCGTGCGAGAGCACGTGCGTGAGGTCCTCCGGCGGTTCGTCACCGATCAATTGATAAAGGTTGGCGAGGTGCAGGCGGAACAGGCGCTCGAAATCGCTCACCGACTCCGCGGCGTTGTAGTCACCGAACCACCAAAACCAATCGGAGCCCTCGCACACGGCGAGCTGACGCTCGGCCGCTGCCAGGCGCTCACCGCTGAGGCGGCCCTGGGCAACCGCCTGGTCGAAGGCCTGCTTGGCCGCGCCGAGCAGATCCCAGCCGCGATTCTTGTCGCTCTCGCCGATCCAGGTCGAGAAGGTGCCGTACACCCAGCTGCCGCTGACCAGCCGGGGCAGCGTGGCCGCCTCGGGCGCGCGCGCCAATAGCTCTGCGTAGGTGGTGAGTTCGAGTTGCGGGTGCTCGGCCAGGCGCCGGTACAGCCCGCGCAGGAAGTGGTAACCGTTTTGCGGATAATGCTCCCAGGCGTTCTCGCCGTCCATGATGATGGACACCACCGGCGCGGCCTCTGCGCTGCATGCGTTCGCCACCTCTTCCAGGTGGTGTACGAGGTTGTTCACGGCATCGTCTCCATGCCAGTCCGAATAGGTGAAGCCGATCAGATCGGACAGGCCATCGTCCCTGAAAAAACAGTGCAGGCCCTCTACGTCCTGGACGCGGTAGGCGCGGTGCGGACACTCGCCGGCGCCGCGCTCCGCCGCCGCCTGCGAGTTGCCAAGCACGGTGCCGCCGCTTGCCGCCCAGCGAAAGCCGTACTCGGCCAACAGCTTCAGTGTAGCCACGCTGACCGCCCCTTCCGAGGGCCAGCAGCCGGCCGGTCGGTGCCCGAACGCGCGCTCGAACACCTGGAGACCGCGCTCGATGTGCCAGCGCGTACGTGCCTCCCCGCCGGGATACTGGGGGAGCAGCGGCCGCGCGAATCCCGGCATGGCGTCCTCGGCGCTGCCGAGATCGAGCAACAGCGGGACAATGGGATGGGCATAGGGCGAGGTGGCGAGTTCGACCTGGCCGCGCTCGGCCAGCCGCCGGTAGCGCGGCAGCAGGTCCTCCAGCAGATCCTTGATCAGCCCCATCAGCAGCCGGCGGTCGTGCAGCGTGTAGGCACGGGCCTTCTTGATCAGCTGCTGGGCGCGCGGCTCGGCCATGCGCACGGTCTCGCCCAGCCAGACCAAGTGGTACCACACCACCAGGTCGGCGAAGTACTCATCGGCGAGATAATCCACGCTGTGCGGGTGATCGAGCGCGAAGCGGCCCAGTTCGGCCAGCTCCGCCAAGGGCGTAAACGGCTGGATCATGCGCGCCTCATTGGCGCGCAGGCAGGTGCGGATCAGTCCTAGGCGCGCCTCGCGCCCCGTGGGCAGCGCCGCGGCGTCCAGTGCCGCCAGCAAGGGATCGCGCACCGCGCCTTCGCCCGCCAGGTGGGCGCGCACCTG contains the following coding sequences:
- a CDS encoding DEAD/DEAH box helicase, translated to MSFNDLNLSEPLLRALDSCGFTVPTAIQREAIPVLLAGRDLMASAQTGTGKTAAFALPALERLQTRAPGHGPRVLVLAPTRELAMQVEQNFRQLGRFSRVKLATVVGGMAYPPQQRALSQPLDVLVATPGRLMDHMARGRVDFSRLEMLVLDEADRMLDMGFVDAVKDIAAATPATRQTVLFSATLEGRVLSVARMLLKDPAQVALAASATPHTNIDQRAYRADDVSHKRALLKHLIEDADLSQAVIFTGTKRGAEDLSAALSQNGHASAPLHGDMSQRDRRRTVDNMRRGQVRLLVATDVAARGLDISGITHVINFDLPMVAEDYIHRIGRTGRAGASGTAISLIGPEDRRRLGQVERLTGKRLDYAVVPGLEPRRPVPTGRPGGARPGGRPGGYKGKRGAGGGKPFAARTPRFS
- the malQ gene encoding 4-alpha-glucanotransferase translates to MVVRNEVLPRRMAGILLHPTSLPGAWEYGHLGPHARRFVDFLVRAGQGVWQILPLGPTHDNRSPYQCLSVHAGNPRLISIEELVAAGWLPAEAAHGGDQAHHERLLREAYRAFRTHGTEAQHHAMERFCAEEASWLDDYALYQAVRLEQQAKGWMQWPVPLRDREPQALAEARARLARDVEQARFEQWVFFTQWDAVKRYANDNGILVFGDVPIFVAHDSADVWAQREYFALDDEGNAARVAGVPPDYFSKTGQRWGNPHYRWDRMEQDGFAWWRERLRTQLRQFDLVRIDHFRGFEAYWDIPGEAETAVDGHWVKAPGEALFEELHKHFDPLPLVAEDLGLITDEVRALRDQFQLPGMTILQFAFDGGPENPYLPHNYRPNCVAYTGTHDNDTTMGWYAELGEDEQAAIHEYLGRPEEPMPWPLIRAVTASVARLAVVPLQDVLELGSEQRMNTPGTSEGNWRWRFRWEDGVEDKAGHLLHLAGLYGRLPPRD
- a CDS encoding glycoside hydrolase; its protein translation is MPAKRLPVVLCWHMHQPQYKDLVSGEYLQPWTYLHAIKDYVDMAALLEQQPEARAVVNFAPILIEQIEDYAAQVRAHLAGEGAVRDPLLAALDAAALPTGREARLGLIRTCLRANEARMIQPFTPLAELAELGRFALDHPHSVDYLADEYFADLVVWYHLVWLGETVRMAEPRAQQLIKKARAYTLHDRRLLMGLIKDLLEDLLPRYRRLAERGQVELATSPYAHPIVPLLLDLGSAEDAMPGFARPLLPQYPGGEARTRWHIERGLQVFERAFGHRPAGCWPSEGAVSVATLKLLAEYGFRWAASGGTVLGNSQAAAERGAGECPHRAYRVQDVEGLHCFFRDDGLSDLIGFTYSDWHGDDAVNNLVHHLEEVANACSAEAAPVVSIIMDGENAWEHYPQNGYHFLRGLYRRLAEHPQLELTTYAELLARAPEAATLPRLVSGSWVYGTFSTWIGESDKNRGWDLLGAAKQAFDQAVAQGRLSGERLAAAERQLAVCEGSDWFWWFGDYNAAESVSDFERLFRLHLANLYQLIGDEPPEDLTHVLSHGGGAPEHGGAMRRSH